The following is a genomic window from Sedimenticola thiotaurini.
GGGGCTTTTTTTGTGCCGGATAAGATGATTCATATCCCGGATAAGAGAGTAAGCTACGGGCACATTGCCCGGGGGGCTGAGACCCTGCTACATTCTTGAAAATATTTGTGATTATCCCTATCTCCCGGGTGTTGTTAATTTACGGAGTCCTGACCTGATGAAGCGAATAGTCCTGTTTCTGGCCACCAACCTGGCAGTCCTTGCGGTGCTCTCTGTTACTCTGCGCCTGCTGGGCGTGGAACGCATTCTCGATGAGCAGGGGGTGGGGCTGGACATGAACTCCCTGATTATCTTTGCTGCGGTACTGGGCTTTGGTGGTTCGCTGATTTCCCTCTTTATCTCCAAATGGACCGCCAAGCGGATGATGGGACTGCGGGTGATCGAAACGCCTGCAACCGCAGTGGAGCAGTGGCTGATCAATACGGTCCAGCGACAGGCCGAGCAGGCCGGGATCGGCATGCCGGAAGTGGCGATCTACGAAGGGGCAGAGATGAATGCCTTTGCCACCGGCTGGAATCGCAATGACTCCCTGGTGGCGGTGAGCAGCGGACTGCTGCAACAGATGGATCGGGCCGAGGTGGAGGCGGTGCTGGGCCACGAGATCAGTCACGTGGCGAATGGCGACATGGTGACCCTGGCCTTGATCCAGGGCGTGGTAAACACCTTCGTTATTGTGCTCTCCCGGGTGGTGGGGCACCTGGTGGATCGGGTGGTATTCAAGACCGAGCGGGGACATGGCCCGGCTTTCTGGATCACCACCATCGTGGCTGAACTGGTGTTGGGTATCCTGGCCAGTATTATCGTCATGTGGTTCTCCCGTCAGCGGGAGTACCGGGCCGATGCGGGGGGTGCCAAACTGGCCGGTCGCACCAGTATGATCAATGCCCTGGCCAAACTGGGTGGTGTGCAGCAGACGGAAGGTTTACCGGACCAACTGGCCGCCTTCGGGATCGCCGGCGGCAAAGGGTTAAGTGACCTGTTCAGGACCCATCCCCGCATTGAGGACCGCATCGCCCGCCTTCGGGAACAGGGTTAACAGCTGAACAGGCACCCCATGAGTTCAGTCAGAATACCAGTCATCCTGCTGATCGCGCTGCTGTTGAGCGGCTGTATGACGGTGGCGGAAAAAGAGGCGATCGAGGCACTGCCCATGTATGGCCAGCCGGAGCTGGTCCGCAGCGATTATCTGAAGAGTCAGGATGATGCCTTTATCCGGCAGATAAACTACCGCTACCGGGGAGATCTGGCACGGGCCAGCCGGGAGTGGAGCGGTCAGGCGCTGGATATCCTGAGACTGGGTGATCCGGACAGTGCCATGCGCCGGCTGAACCGGGCCTGGCTGCTGGATAAGCAGAACTACCAGGTCTATTGGGGATTTGCCCAGGTGCTGGTGATCCGCGATGAGCTTTCAGAGGCGGCGGAACATCTTGAGCGGGCGTTGGAACTGGTCGATGACCCCTACCAGGAACCGGCGCTGCTGACCGATATGGGAACGGTTTATTCGCTGTTGGGTACGGAAGCGGAAGCACTTCAGACGGGGCAGGGGCAGGCGCTGTTTGAACAGGCCAATGCCCGATTCTCGGCGGCCGTGGTGTTGGATGGGACTTACCTACCGGTCTGGCAACGCTGGGCCAGGTCACTTTACCGGCAGGGTGATTACCGGGCTGCATGGGAGAAGGTTGCCCAGGCACGCCAAAGGGGGGCGCGGGATCTCTCCAGCCGGTTTCTGCAGGAGCTGTCCGCCCGCATGCCCGACCCATCCGGTGACTGACACTAACCGTTAATCGAGTGCGGCGTATAACGCCTCGTACTCCCGGGTCAGCTTGTGTTTCGGGTCGAAATGGATCATCGGCCGGGCATTCTGGTGGGACTCCCGGATGCGGATGGAGGGTGACAGGTAGGTGTCGAGGATCGGCAGGCCCTCTTCAACCAGCTCATTGACCAGTGCCTGGGGCAGTCGGGCCCGGGACTGGAACTGGTTGACGATAATGCCTTCGATCACCAGCTGATCATTGTGGTCTTCCTGGATCTCCCGCACGTTACCGAGCAGGGTGTAGAGGGCTTGCCGGGAGAAGTCGTCACAATCAAACGGGATCAGGCAGGCTTTTGCCGCGATCAGTGCGGAGCGGGTGTAGAAGTTGAGTGCCGGGGGGGTGTCGATGTAGATTTCATCAAAACCTTCCAGGGTCTCCAGGGCATCGCGCAGCTTGAACATCTTGTAGCGTGACTCCAGCTTCCCCTGCTGGTCTTCCAGTTCCGGGTGTGCCGGCATCAGGTGGAGATTCTCGAAAGGCGTATCGTGGATATAGGCATCCGGGCCTTTTGGTTTGAAGCTGTAGGAGAGAATCTCCTTGAAAAAATCCACCAGGGTGTGATCCAGTTCAGCGGGATTGGTGCCGAGCAGGTAACGGGTCGAATTGCCCTGGGGATCCAGGTCGATCACCAGTGTGCGTTTGCCCCGGGCGGCGCTGATCGCGGCCAGGTTACAGGTGATGGTGGACTTGCCAACGCCTCCCTTCTGATTGAATACCACTCGACGCATCATAGTCGCTCCCAGCGAACGGTTTGATTGATGCTGGAGAGTGTATCGCTCTTGATTGTGCGCTGCAACAAAAGGCCGTCAATTGGGGGAGGAGAGACGTTTGGGCACAAATGGAGACCCATAGGGCCATTGGTTTCGCTATCCTATTTGCTGCCAATCTGGAAATATAAATCTCCCTCGGGTGCAGTAGTTAAATTCGCATCCGGTTGCGAGTCGTCATAGCTAAACTGGGGATCTGTATGGAGCCGGGAATAGGTAGGCAGGTGAACAACTATCAACGTATCTGGCGCACTGTACTGGCCATACCGGCGGGCCGGGTGGCCAGCTATGGCCAGATTGCCGATCTGGCGGGTCTGCCGGGGCGTGCCCGACTGGTGGGGCGGGCCCTGGGCCAGGTGCCTGAAACCATGAGTGTCCCCTGGTACCGGGTGCTGCGCAGCGACGGCCGGATCGCCTTCCCGGCCGGTTCACCCCAGGCCGAACGACAGAAAGGGCATCTGCAGGAGGAGGGGGTGATCGTGTTGAATAACCGGGTCAGGCTGAAAGCGTTCGGTTGGCAACCGGATCTGGCGGAGCTGTTGATGCGCCTGGAGTTCTGAGCACTACGGCATCGCGCTGGGCGGCTGGTCTGACTGGTGCTGGAGATTGATTCTCTCCTGGTGGATTTGACCTGGCGGTTTGCTGTACCATGGTGGGCATGTGGGCGGATACTCCGCCCTGATCGAAGCGGGGGTGTCGCCGGCAGGTGGCTGAGAAATACCCTTTGAACCTGATCCGGGTCATACCGGCGTAGGGAAGCTGGCTCTGTTCTACAAGCTAAACCAGAGCAAACCCCTTTCCTTTCTGTTCACATCCCCGTTTCGTCTGAACCATCCCCTTATCGGAGGACGAAACGCAATGCAATCCAAAGACAACACGCAGTCCCGGCATTCGGTTGATACCGACAACATGGCGGTCGAAAGCTTTCCCGGTTCCCGTAAGATCTACCTGCAGGGGAGTCGTCCCGACATCCGGGTGCCGATGCGTGAGATCTCCCTCACCGATACCCCGGCCAGTTTCGGTGCAGAAAAAAATCCCCCGGTACTGGTCTATGACACATCCGGTATCTATACCGACCCCGATGCGAAAATCGACCTGCGCGCGGGCCTGCCGGAAATTCGACGTAACTGGATTGAGGAGCGGGGCGATACCGAGCGACTCTCCGGTGTCAGCTCCCAGTTTACCCGTCAGAGAAAAGAGAACCCGGAACTGGATGCGCTGCGCTTTGAGCATCTGCGCGAACCGCGCCGGGCCAAATCGGGCGCCAACGTCACCCAGATGCACTATGCCCGTAAGGGTATCGTCACCCCGGAGATGGAGTTCATCGCCCTGCGCGAGAATATGCGGCTGCAGGAGGCCCGGGATCTTGGGTTGTTGAAGCAGCAGCATCCGGGTTTCAGTTTCGGCGCCGCCATCCCCAAGGAGATCAC
Proteins encoded in this region:
- the htpX gene encoding protease HtpX, with amino-acid sequence MKRIVLFLATNLAVLAVLSVTLRLLGVERILDEQGVGLDMNSLIIFAAVLGFGGSLISLFISKWTAKRMMGLRVIETPATAVEQWLINTVQRQAEQAGIGMPEVAIYEGAEMNAFATGWNRNDSLVAVSSGLLQQMDRAEVEAVLGHEISHVANGDMVTLALIQGVVNTFVIVLSRVVGHLVDRVVFKTERGHGPAFWITTIVAELVLGILASIIVMWFSRQREYRADAGGAKLAGRTSMINALAKLGGVQQTEGLPDQLAAFGIAGGKGLSDLFRTHPRIEDRIARLREQG
- a CDS encoding tetratricopeptide repeat protein — its product is MSSVRIPVILLIALLLSGCMTVAEKEAIEALPMYGQPELVRSDYLKSQDDAFIRQINYRYRGDLARASREWSGQALDILRLGDPDSAMRRLNRAWLLDKQNYQVYWGFAQVLVIRDELSEAAEHLERALELVDDPYQEPALLTDMGTVYSLLGTEAEALQTGQGQALFEQANARFSAAVVLDGTYLPVWQRWARSLYRQGDYRAAWEKVAQARQRGARDLSSRFLQELSARMPDPSGD
- a CDS encoding MGMT family protein, encoding MNNYQRIWRTVLAIPAGRVASYGQIADLAGLPGRARLVGRALGQVPETMSVPWYRVLRSDGRIAFPAGSPQAERQKGHLQEEGVIVLNNRVRLKAFGWQPDLAELLMRLEF